One Agelaius phoeniceus isolate bAgePho1 chromosome 7, bAgePho1.hap1, whole genome shotgun sequence DNA segment encodes these proteins:
- the LOC143694546 gene encoding olfactory receptor 14A16-like, with translation MSNSSSIRHFLLLALADTRQLQLLHFCLLLGISLAALLGNGLIISAVACGHHLHTPMFFFLLNLALSDLGSICTTVPKAMHNSLWDTSTISYSGCAAQLFFFMFFLGAEYFLLTVMCYDRYVSICKPLHYGTLLGSRACAHMAAAAWASAFLYALLHTANTFSLPLCHGNALGQFFCEIPQILRLSCSKSYLRELGLLAVSGCLVFGCFVFIVFSYVQIFQAVLRIPSEQGRHKAFSTCLPHLAVVSLFISTGTISHLKPFSISSPFLDLALSVLYSMVPPTLNPLIYSLRNQELKAAVRRLMTGCFQKH, from the coding sequence atgtccaacagcagctccatcaggcacttcctcctgctggcattggcagacacgcggcagctgcagctcctgcacttctgcctcttgctgggcatctccctggctgccctcctgggcaacggcctcatcatcagcgccgtagcctgcggccaccacctgcacacgcccatgttcttcttcctgctcaacctggccctcagcgacctgggctccatctgcaccactgtccccaaagccatgcacaattccctctgggacaccagcaccatctcctactcaggatgtgctgcacagctctttttctttatgtttttccTTGGAGCAGAATATTtcctcctgaccgtgatgtgctacgaccgctacgtgtccatctgcaaacccctgcactacgggaccctcctgggcagcagagcttgtgcccacatggcagcagctgcctgggccagtgcctttctctatgctctgctgcacacagccaatacattttccctgcccctgtgccatggcaatgccctgggccagttcttctgtgaaatcccacaaatcctcaggctctcctgctccaaatcctatctcagggaacttgggcttcttgctgttagtgGCTGTTTGgtatttggctgttttgtgttcattgttttctcctatgtgcagatcttccaggctgtgctgaggatcccctctgagcagggacggcacaaagccttttccacctgcctccctcacctggctgtggtctccctgttcaTCAGCACAGGCACAATTTCTCACCTGAAgcccttctccatctcctccccattCCTGGATCTGGCCCTTTCAGTTCTGTACTCGATGGTGCCTCCAActctgaaccccctcatctacagcctgaggaaccaggagctcaaggctgcagtgcggagactgatgactggatgctttcagaaacattaa